Proteins from a genomic interval of Streptococcus sp. D7B5:
- a CDS encoding DNA polymerase III subunit alpha has product MIAQLDTKTVYSFMESVVSIEKYVQMAKEYGYSHLAIMDVDNLYGAYHFLEVTRKYGIQPLIGLEMTLIKDKENISLRFLALSTKGYQELMKLSTLKMTGRKNWSDFTSHLEDVAIVVPYFNGVEQLDLGVDYFIGVSPDTPQEVFTSPILPLYQVNSFEKEDIQVLQILSAVKDNVSLREVDLHSQQGIFLPASDLEARFKNRFPQALANLQGLIENVSYQIDPSLKLPRFNPERPAVEELRERAEQGLSDKGLTSAIYHERLNEELAVIHDMGFDDYFLVVWDLLRFGRSQGYYMGMGRGSAVGSLVAYSLDITGIDPVEKNLIFERFLNRERYTMPDIDIDIPDLYRPEFIRYVRDRYGSQHVAQIVTYSTFGAKQAIRDVFKRYGVPEYELTNITKKISFRDTLTTAYEKNLQFRQIINSKIEYQKAFEIARKIEGYPRQTSIHAAGVVMSDQDLTDYIPLKYGEDMLITQYDAHGVEANGLLKMDFLGLRNLTFVQKMQELLAESEGVHLKIEDIDLEDKETLALFVAGNTKGIFQFEQPGAIRLLKRVQPQVFEEVVATTSLNRPGASDYIDNFVARKHGKEKVTVLDPALEDILSSTYGIMLYQEQVMQVAQRFGGFSLGKADILRRAMGKKNAKEMHLMKEDFITGAMKLGHTEEKANQVFAVMEKFAGYGFNRSHAYAYSALAFQLAYFKTHYPAIFFQVMLNYSSSDYIVDALQMGFEVAPLAINSIPYHDKIAQKKIYLGLKAIKGMPRDLSYWIIENRPFSSIEDFVTRLPKNYKKLSLLTPLVELGLFDEFDKNRQKNLVNLPNLFVFVEELGGLFADTNYSWTEADDFTEAEKFYKEQELIGVGISPHPLQTLAKQALYPTTPITNLTEGAQATLLVEVQKIKVIRTKKGESMAFLQVHDSKSRMDVTVFSDQYRKFASNLSEGKFYYINGKVQSRDGRLQMIAQDLKEAVAERFWIQVKNHEYDKEISNILEQYKGPIPVIIRYEEEGKTVVSTQHFVRKDSALEEKLEGIAMKTIYR; this is encoded by the coding sequence ATGATTGCACAGCTCGACACCAAGACTGTTTATAGTTTTATGGAAAGTGTGGTTTCGATTGAAAAATATGTACAAATGGCTAAAGAGTATGGCTATTCTCACCTTGCTATCATGGATGTGGATAATCTCTATGGGGCTTATCATTTTTTAGAGGTGACTCGAAAATATGGAATCCAACCTTTAATTGGTCTTGAAATGACCTTGATCAAAGATAAGGAGAATATTTCTCTTCGTTTTCTAGCCCTATCCACTAAAGGCTATCAAGAGTTGATGAAGTTATCCACTTTAAAAATGACTGGACGGAAAAATTGGTCTGACTTCACCTCCCACCTCGAAGATGTGGCCATTGTTGTTCCCTATTTTAATGGGGTCGAACAGTTGGATTTGGGGGTTGATTATTTTATCGGTGTTAGTCCAGATACTCCTCAAGAAGTCTTTACTAGCCCCATTCTTCCACTCTATCAGGTCAACTCTTTTGAAAAAGAAGATATTCAAGTTTTACAAATCTTATCAGCAGTCAAGGACAATGTCAGTCTGAGAGAAGTGGATCTGCATTCACAACAAGGGATTTTTTTACCTGCCTCAGACTTGGAAGCACGGTTTAAAAATCGCTTCCCTCAGGCGCTTGCCAATCTCCAAGGTCTGATAGAGAATGTAAGCTATCAAATCGACCCAAGTTTAAAACTTCCTCGCTTTAATCCTGAAAGACCAGCAGTAGAAGAACTTCGAGAGAGGGCTGAGCAAGGCTTGAGTGACAAGGGGTTGACCTCAGCTATTTACCATGAGCGACTGAATGAGGAATTAGCTGTGATTCATGATATGGGCTTTGACGATTATTTCCTTGTAGTTTGGGATTTGCTCCGTTTTGGACGCTCCCAAGGCTACTATATGGGAATGGGGCGTGGTTCTGCTGTTGGTAGTCTGGTGGCTTACTCACTGGATATTACAGGAATTGACCCGGTCGAGAAGAACTTGATTTTCGAGCGCTTTTTAAATCGTGAGCGCTACACCATGCCTGATATTGATATCGACATCCCTGACCTTTATAGGCCGGAGTTCATTCGCTATGTTCGTGATCGCTATGGCAGTCAACACGTGGCACAGATTGTCACTTATTCGACCTTTGGAGCAAAACAGGCAATTCGTGATGTTTTCAAACGTTATGGTGTCCCTGAGTACGAATTAACAAATATTACGAAAAAAATCAGTTTCCGAGATACGCTAACGACAGCCTATGAAAAGAATTTACAGTTTAGGCAGATCATCAATAGTAAGATTGAATATCAAAAAGCTTTTGAGATTGCTCGAAAGATTGAAGGGTATCCTCGTCAGACCTCTATCCATGCAGCTGGGGTCGTTATGAGTGACCAAGACTTGACGGACTACATTCCTCTAAAATATGGTGAGGATATGCTCATCACTCAGTATGATGCTCATGGTGTTGAAGCCAATGGACTTCTAAAAATGGATTTCCTCGGTTTACGTAACCTGACTTTTGTCCAAAAAATGCAGGAATTGCTTGCGGAGTCAGAGGGTGTTCATCTAAAAATCGAAGATATTGATTTGGAAGACAAAGAAACTCTGGCCCTCTTTGTTGCTGGAAATACCAAGGGGATTTTCCAATTTGAACAACCTGGCGCCATTCGGCTCTTGAAACGAGTTCAGCCGCAAGTCTTTGAAGAGGTAGTAGCAACGACATCCCTCAATAGACCGGGGGCAAGTGATTATATTGATAATTTTGTCGCTCGTAAGCATGGTAAAGAAAAGGTGACGGTGTTAGACCCTGCCTTAGAAGACATCCTTTCATCAACCTACGGTATTATGCTCTATCAAGAGCAGGTCATGCAGGTAGCTCAACGCTTTGGAGGATTCAGTCTTGGTAAAGCCGACATTCTCAGACGTGCCATGGGTAAGAAAAATGCCAAAGAGATGCATCTGATGAAGGAAGATTTTATCACAGGAGCTATGAAATTGGGGCATACAGAAGAAAAGGCCAACCAAGTTTTTGCAGTGATGGAAAAGTTTGCCGGCTATGGATTTAACCGATCCCACGCTTATGCCTACTCAGCGCTGGCTTTCCAGCTTGCTTATTTCAAGACACACTATCCTGCTATTTTCTTTCAAGTTATGTTGAACTATTCTAGCAGCGATTACATTGTAGATGCATTGCAGATGGGCTTTGAAGTAGCTCCCTTAGCAATCAACAGCATTCCCTATCATGATAAAATTGCTCAGAAGAAAATCTATCTGGGTCTAAAAGCCATTAAGGGAATGCCGAGAGATTTGTCTTACTGGATTATTGAAAATCGTCCTTTCTCAAGCATTGAAGATTTTGTCACACGTCTTCCCAAGAATTACAAGAAACTGTCGCTTTTGACGCCTTTGGTTGAACTAGGGCTTTTTGATGAATTTGACAAGAATCGCCAGAAAAACTTAGTCAACCTACCAAACTTATTTGTTTTTGTTGAGGAATTAGGTGGACTTTTTGCGGATACAAATTATAGTTGGACTGAAGCTGATGATTTTACTGAGGCAGAGAAATTTTACAAAGAGCAGGAACTGATTGGGGTAGGTATCAGTCCCCATCCTCTCCAAACTCTTGCCAAACAAGCCCTATATCCGACCACTCCAATCACTAATCTAACCGAGGGAGCTCAAGCCACTCTCCTAGTTGAAGTGCAAAAGATTAAAGTGATTCGAACCAAGAAAGGCGAGAGTATGGCTTTTCTACAGGTTCATGATAGTAAGTCTCGGATGGATGTAACTGTATTTTCAGACCAATATAGAAAATTTGCTTCCAATTTATCCGAAGGGAAATTTTACTACATCAATGGCAAAGTTCAATCTCGAGATGGTCGTCTGCAAATGATTGCACAAGATTTGAAAGAAGCAGTGGCAGAACGATTCTGGATTCAAGTTAAAAATCATGAATACGATAAAGAGATTTCAAATATCCTAGAACAATACAAAGGTCCAATCCCTGTCATTATCAGGTATGAAGAGGAAGGAAAAACGGTTGTTTCTACACAACATTTTGTAAGAAAAGATTCTGCTCTAGAGGAAAAGTTAGAGGGAATTGCTATGAAAACGATTTATCGCTAA
- the pfkA gene encoding 6-phosphofructokinase yields MKRIAVLTSGGDAPGMNAAIRAVVRQAISEGMEVFGIYDGYAGMVAGEIYPLDAASVGDIISRGGTFLHSARYPEFAQLEGQLKGIEQLKKHGIEGVVVIGGDGSYHGAMRLTEHGFPAIGLPGTIDNDIVGTDFTIGFDTAVTTAMDAIDKIRDTSSSHRRTFVVEVMGRNAGDIALWAGIATGADEIIIPEEDFKMEDIVASIKAGYECGKKHNIIVLAEGVMSANEFGKKLKEAGDTSDLRVTELGHIQRGGSPTARDRVLASRMGAHAVKLLKQGIGGVAVGIRNEKMVENPILGTAEEGALFSLTADGKIVVNNPHKADLELSDLNKSLS; encoded by the coding sequence ATGAAACGTATTGCTGTTTTGACCAGTGGTGGAGACGCCCCTGGTATGAATGCTGCCATCCGTGCAGTAGTTCGCCAAGCAATCTCAGAAGGAATGGAAGTTTTTGGTATCTATGATGGATACGCTGGTATGGTTGCCGGTGAAATTTATCCACTTGATGCTGCTTCAGTAGGAGACATCATTTCTCGTGGTGGTACTTTCCTTCACTCTGCTCGTTACCCTGAGTTTGCACAACTTGAAGGTCAACTTAAAGGGATTGAGCAATTGAAAAAACACGGTATCGAAGGAGTCGTAGTTATCGGTGGAGACGGTTCTTATCACGGAGCTATGCGCTTGACTGAGCATGGATTCCCAGCTATCGGACTTCCAGGAACTATTGATAACGATATCGTAGGGACTGATTTCACAATTGGATTTGATACTGCAGTTACGACAGCTATGGATGCGATTGATAAGATTCGTGATACATCATCAAGTCACCGTCGTACTTTCGTTGTTGAAGTAATGGGACGTAACGCTGGCGATATCGCTCTTTGGGCAGGTATCGCAACTGGTGCTGACGAAATCATCATCCCTGAAGAAGACTTCAAGATGGAAGATATCGTTGCAAGCATCAAAGCTGGTTATGAATGTGGTAAGAAACACAACATCATCGTTTTAGCTGAGGGAGTTATGTCTGCGAATGAGTTTGGTAAGAAACTCAAGGAAGCTGGAGACACTAGTGACCTTCGTGTAACTGAACTTGGACACATCCAACGTGGTGGTTCACCAACCGCTCGTGACCGTGTATTGGCATCACGCATGGGTGCACACGCTGTTAAACTTCTTAAACAAGGAATCGGTGGTGTCGCTGTCGGTATTCGTAACGAGAAAATGGTTGAGAATCCAATTCTTGGAACAGCAGAAGAAGGAGCTTTGTTTAGCTTAACAGCTGATGGTAAGATCGTTGTTAACAACCCTCATAAAGCTGATCTTGAACTTTCTGATTTGAACAAGAGCTTGTCCTAA